The Bos javanicus breed banteng chromosome 18, ARS-OSU_banteng_1.0, whole genome shotgun sequence genome has a segment encoding these proteins:
- the PARD6A gene encoding partitioning defective 6 homolog alpha isoform X2 produces the protein MARPQRTPARSPDSIVEVKSKFDAEFRRFALPRASVSGFQEFSRLLRAVHQIPGLDVLLGYTDAHGDLLPLTNDDSLHRALSSGPPPLRLLVQKREADSSGLAFASNSLQRHKKGLLLRPVAPLRTRPPLLISLPQDFRQVSSVIDVDLLPETHRRVRLHKHGSDRPLGFYIRDGMSVRVAPQGLERVPGIFISRLVRGGLAESTGLLAVSDEILEVNGIEVAGKTLDQVTDMMVANSHNLIVTVKPANQRNNVVRGASGRLAGPPSAGPAEPDSDDDSSDLVIENRQPPCSNGLSQGPPCWDLHTSRLLPAARSSLPSLDDREQASSGWGSSIRGDGSGFSL, from the exons ATGGCCAGGCCACAGAGGACTCCAGCACGCAGTCCCGACAGCATCGTCGAGGTGAAGAGCAAA TTTGATGCTGAGTTTCGACGCTTTGCTCTGCCTCGCGCTTCAGTGAGCGGCTTCCAGGAGTTTTCTCGGTTGCTGCGTGCAGTACACCAGATCCCGGGCCTGGACGTGCTGCTTGGCTATACTGATGCTCACGGCGACCTACTACCCCTCACCAACGACGACAGCCTGCACCGGGCCCTGTCCAGCGGGCCCCCACCACTGCGCCTGCTAGTGCAGAAGCGGG AAGCTGATTCCAGTGGCCTGGCCTTTGCCTCCAACTCTCTGCAACGGCACAAGAAAGGGCTCCTACTTCGGCCAGTGGCACCCCTGCGCACCCGGCCACCGCTACTGATCAGCCTGCCACAAGATTTCCGCCAGGTTTCTTCAGTCATAGATGTGGACCTACTGCCTGAGACCCATCGACGGGTGCGGCTACATAAGCATGGTTCCGACCGCCCCCTGGGTTTCTACATCCGAGATGGCATGAGCGTGCGAGTAGCTCCCCAGGGCCTGGAACGGGTTCCAGGTATCTTCATCTCCCGCCTGGTACGAGGGGGCCTGGCTGAGAGTACAGGGCTGCTGGCAGTCAGTGATGAGATCCTCGAGGTCAATGGCATTGAGGTAGCCGGGAAGACCTTGGACCAAGTGACGGACATGATGGTCGCCAACAGCCACAACCTCATTGTCACTGTCAAGCCAGCCAATCAGCGCAATAATGTGGTGCGTGGGGCATCTGGGCGTCTGGCAGGGCCTCCTTctgctgggcctgctgagcctGACAGCGATGATGACAGCAGCGATCTGGTCATTGAGAACCGCCAGCCTCCCTGTTCCAATGGGCTGTCTCAAGGGCCTCCATGCTGGGACCTGCACACTAGCCGCCTACTTCCTGCTGCCCGCAGCTCTCTGCCCTCCCTGGATGATCGGGAGCAGGCCAGCTCTGGTTGGGGGAGTAGCATTCGAGGAGATGGTAGTGGCTTCAGCCTCTGA
- the PARD6A gene encoding partitioning defective 6 homolog alpha isoform X1, with product MARPQRTPARSPDSIVEVKSKFDAEFRRFALPRASVSGFQEFSRLLRAVHQIPGLDVLLGYTDAHGDLLPLTNDDSLHRALSSGPPPLRLLVQKRAEADSSGLAFASNSLQRHKKGLLLRPVAPLRTRPPLLISLPQDFRQVSSVIDVDLLPETHRRVRLHKHGSDRPLGFYIRDGMSVRVAPQGLERVPGIFISRLVRGGLAESTGLLAVSDEILEVNGIEVAGKTLDQVTDMMVANSHNLIVTVKPANQRNNVVRGASGRLAGPPSAGPAEPDSDDDSSDLVIENRQPPCSNGLSQGPPCWDLHTSRLLPAARSSLPSLDDREQASSGWGSSIRGDGSGFSL from the exons ATGGCCAGGCCACAGAGGACTCCAGCACGCAGTCCCGACAGCATCGTCGAGGTGAAGAGCAAA TTTGATGCTGAGTTTCGACGCTTTGCTCTGCCTCGCGCTTCAGTGAGCGGCTTCCAGGAGTTTTCTCGGTTGCTGCGTGCAGTACACCAGATCCCGGGCCTGGACGTGCTGCTTGGCTATACTGATGCTCACGGCGACCTACTACCCCTCACCAACGACGACAGCCTGCACCGGGCCCTGTCCAGCGGGCCCCCACCACTGCGCCTGCTAGTGCAGAAGCGGG CAGAAGCTGATTCCAGTGGCCTGGCCTTTGCCTCCAACTCTCTGCAACGGCACAAGAAAGGGCTCCTACTTCGGCCAGTGGCACCCCTGCGCACCCGGCCACCGCTACTGATCAGCCTGCCACAAGATTTCCGCCAGGTTTCTTCAGTCATAGATGTGGACCTACTGCCTGAGACCCATCGACGGGTGCGGCTACATAAGCATGGTTCCGACCGCCCCCTGGGTTTCTACATCCGAGATGGCATGAGCGTGCGAGTAGCTCCCCAGGGCCTGGAACGGGTTCCAGGTATCTTCATCTCCCGCCTGGTACGAGGGGGCCTGGCTGAGAGTACAGGGCTGCTGGCAGTCAGTGATGAGATCCTCGAGGTCAATGGCATTGAGGTAGCCGGGAAGACCTTGGACCAAGTGACGGACATGATGGTCGCCAACAGCCACAACCTCATTGTCACTGTCAAGCCAGCCAATCAGCGCAATAATGTGGTGCGTGGGGCATCTGGGCGTCTGGCAGGGCCTCCTTctgctgggcctgctgagcctGACAGCGATGATGACAGCAGCGATCTGGTCATTGAGAACCGCCAGCCTCCCTGTTCCAATGGGCTGTCTCAAGGGCCTCCATGCTGGGACCTGCACACTAGCCGCCTACTTCCTGCTGCCCGCAGCTCTCTGCCCTCCCTGGATGATCGGGAGCAGGCCAGCTCTGGTTGGGGGAGTAGCATTCGAGGAGATGGTAGTGGCTTCAGCCTCTGA
- the ENKD1 gene encoding enkurin domain-containing protein 1 isoform X2, with translation MCEGPSRISGPIPPDPTLCPDYYRRPSSAQGRLEGNALKLDLLTPDTDRDLDATPPRAPRIRPGGLEILERGRRGVGGVLLQLGGISLGPGASPKRKDPKDHEKENMRRIREIQRRFREQEHSREQGQSRPLKALWRSPKYDKVESRVKAQLQAPGPGVDFITHNARTAKRAPRRHSRSLQVLAQVLEQQRQAQEHYNTTQKGHVPQYLLERRDLWRREAEARQHSQPDPAMPPGHTRMPENQRLETLSSLLQSQSQLLRELVLLPAGADSLRAQSHRAELDRKLVQVEEAIKIFSRPKVFVKMDS, from the exons ATGTGTGAGGGTCCGTCCCGCATCTCGGGGCCCATCCCCCCAGACCCTACGCTCTGTCCTGACTACTACCGGAGGCCGTCTTCGG CCCAAGGGCGCCTTGAGGGAAATGCGCTGAAGCTGGACCTGCTGACGCCGGACACGGACCGGGACCTAGACGCCACCCCTCCCCGCGCCCCCCGCATCCGTCCCGGAGGCCTAGAAATCCTGGAGCGTGGCCGTCGCGGCGTGGGTGGTGTGCTGCTGCAGCTCGGGGGTATCTCCCTAGGCCCAGGGGCCTCTCCCAAGA GGAAGGACCCTAAAGACCATGAGAAGGAGAACATGAGGCGGATCAGGGAGATCCAGAGGCGATTCCGTGAGCAGGAGCACAGCCGGGAGCAGGGCCAGTCCAGGCCCCTGAAGGCCCTGTGGCGCTCACCCAAGTATGACAAAGTGGAGTCACGTGTCAAGGCTCAGCTGCAG GCCCCAGGCCCGGGTGTGGACTTCATTACCCACAATGCTCGCACTGCCAAGAGGGCCCCCCGGCGGCATTCTCGCTCACTGCAAGTCCTGGCACAGGTGCTGGAGCAGCAACGGCAAGCCCAAGAGCACTACAACACCACACAGAAGGGTCACGTGCCCCAGTA CTTGTTGGAGCGCAGGGACCTGTGGCGGCGGGAGGCTGAGGCCCGTCAGCACAGCCAACCGGACCCCGCCATGCCCCCTGGCCACACTCGCATGCCTGAGAACCAGCGGCTGGAGACACTGAGCAGTCTGCTCCAGA GCCAGAGCCAGCTGCTGCGTGAGCTGGTGCTGCTGCCTGCGGGGGCGGATTCACTGAGGGCCCAGAGCCACCGTGCTGAGCTGGACCGGAAGCTGGTGCAGGTAGAGGAGGCCATCAAGATCTTTTCCCGCCCCAAAGTCTTTGTGAAGATGGATTCCTGA
- the ENKD1 gene encoding enkurin domain-containing protein 1 isoform X1 — MCEGPSRISGPIPPDPTLCPDYYRRPSSAQGRLEGNALKLDLLTPDTDRDLDATPPRAPRIRPGGLEILERGRRGVGGVLLQLGGISLGPGASPKRKDPKDHEKENMRRIREIQRRFREQEHSREQGQSRPLKALWRSPKYDKVESRVKAQLQEPGPASGTEPAHFLRAHSRCGPGLPPPRVPSPQLTLPGPSAKAPGPGVDFITHNARTAKRAPRRHSRSLQVLAQVLEQQRQAQEHYNTTQKGHVPQYLLERRDLWRREAEARQHSQPDPAMPPGHTRMPENQRLETLSSLLQSQSQLLRELVLLPAGADSLRAQSHRAELDRKLVQVEEAIKIFSRPKVFVKMDS, encoded by the exons ATGTGTGAGGGTCCGTCCCGCATCTCGGGGCCCATCCCCCCAGACCCTACGCTCTGTCCTGACTACTACCGGAGGCCGTCTTCGG CCCAAGGGCGCCTTGAGGGAAATGCGCTGAAGCTGGACCTGCTGACGCCGGACACGGACCGGGACCTAGACGCCACCCCTCCCCGCGCCCCCCGCATCCGTCCCGGAGGCCTAGAAATCCTGGAGCGTGGCCGTCGCGGCGTGGGTGGTGTGCTGCTGCAGCTCGGGGGTATCTCCCTAGGCCCAGGGGCCTCTCCCAAGA GGAAGGACCCTAAAGACCATGAGAAGGAGAACATGAGGCGGATCAGGGAGATCCAGAGGCGATTCCGTGAGCAGGAGCACAGCCGGGAGCAGGGCCAGTCCAGGCCCCTGAAGGCCCTGTGGCGCTCACCCAAGTATGACAAAGTGGAGTCACGTGTCAAGGCTCAGCTGCAG GAGCCCGGCCCTGCCTCTGGAACTGAGCCAGCCCACTTTCTGCGGGCCCATTCCCGTTGCGGCCCCGGGCTCCCACCACCCCGTGTCCCCAGTCCCCAGCTAACCCTACCAGGTCCCAGTGCTAAG GCCCCAGGCCCGGGTGTGGACTTCATTACCCACAATGCTCGCACTGCCAAGAGGGCCCCCCGGCGGCATTCTCGCTCACTGCAAGTCCTGGCACAGGTGCTGGAGCAGCAACGGCAAGCCCAAGAGCACTACAACACCACACAGAAGGGTCACGTGCCCCAGTA CTTGTTGGAGCGCAGGGACCTGTGGCGGCGGGAGGCTGAGGCCCGTCAGCACAGCCAACCGGACCCCGCCATGCCCCCTGGCCACACTCGCATGCCTGAGAACCAGCGGCTGGAGACACTGAGCAGTCTGCTCCAGA GCCAGAGCCAGCTGCTGCGTGAGCTGGTGCTGCTGCCTGCGGGGGCGGATTCACTGAGGGCCCAGAGCCACCGTGCTGAGCTGGACCGGAAGCTGGTGCAGGTAGAGGAGGCCATCAAGATCTTTTCCCGCCCCAAAGTCTTTGTGAAGATGGATTCCTGA